The following proteins are encoded in a genomic region of Oreochromis aureus strain Israel breed Guangdong linkage group 8, ZZ_aureus, whole genome shotgun sequence:
- the slc38a10 gene encoding putative sodium-coupled neutral amino acid transporter 10 isoform X3, producing MTASNSGLIMNVVNSIVGVSVLTMPFCFKQCGIVLGTILLFFCSWMTHKSCMFLVHTASSTKRRTYAGLAFHAYGKPGKALVETSMIGLMLGTCIAFYVVIADLGSNFFAQLLGLQVTGSFRVVLLIAVSLFIVLPLSLQRNMMATLQSFSAMALMFYTLFMFTMVLSSFKHGLLSGWWLGHINMVRWEGVFRCLPICGMAFACQSQVLPTYDSLDEPSVNRMSTIFTSSLNVVTIFYITVGFFGYVSFTDNIAGNVLMNFPSNLVTEMIRVGFMMSVAVGFPMMILPCRQAINTMLFEQQQKDGTFAAGGYMPPLRFKMITLCIVFGTMLGGILIPNVETILGLTGATMGSLICFICPALIYRKIQKNSIIAQLVLFVGLGILLISTFTTLSISASSPSPRIQPPPPAPGKNSQQELPDISELHDKPANKKPVEIEKPDNLPVEVVQPAERDPGEPPQIKGPVDLSKEKKDEEVQLDRPDAGVAVPEGEAHRHEPPIPHDKVMVDRRKNIAELKDGNNQPVAPAEGGEEKPLRGNEQDFENALKVENKDDKIDEKPAKEEDLGGGEVLSNELVDKPVAEPGKKLDVAPLKEGENLNVVKEPLADNAGVVANQAAEANQDAVAQVHKVGKAADAADKAPPAEGEHRPAGEEAAAAEGKDAADDKMDEGQLDHAVLLQVIKEQQEQQKRLLDQQEKLLAVIEEQHKEIHQKQPAGGAAEGDGEKVIQGQPEMMEGGAAKPKESGLEQSKEGAGAPQDGGNEAHALAQDQAQVEDKGAEANPAKVAVPAAYKEDANVALARESHKESEVGARGVPLGKQKLEPVAQNDHAAQLQEEEAIEKLKKEVVGKEDQGKEQLEREIKEKLAREEELERERSERERIEKEVQARLEKERLEMERKEKERLEKERIEKERQEMVAKQELEREKIEKEVQERLVKERLEREIKENLIREQELEKEKALKEKLARDKAAKERYEQELQKANNEILEKAKKEAALQEAQERLLQLQQAIEAQNAGKAAQGAERVDGEALKKGGRDLKENAAAQPEPGEGEEDGEVHPQGSHEKVRKQGEIDLKRRRRSLGEARGPLEDTEASRGVPGLEPLLELGGPDLHAALEGQLLAGARLHTRQIKQASEDEEAK from the exons ATGACGGCGTCCAACTCGGGCCTCATCATGAACGTGGTGAACAGCATCGTTGGAGTCAGTGTGCTCACCATGCCTTTCTGCTTCAAACAG TGTGGGATAGTGCTGGGAACTATCCTGCTGTTCTTCTGTTCGTGGATGACCCACAAGTCTTGTATGTTTCTGGTCCACACGGCCAGCAGCACCAAACGAAGGACCTATGCTGGACTGG CCTTCCACGCTTACGGGAAACCAGGAAAAGCACTGGTGGAAACGAG CATGATCGGTTTGATGTTGGGGACCTGTATTGCCTTCTATGTTGTCATTGCTGATTTGGGCTCAAATTTCTTTGCTCAGCTGTTGGGTTTACAG GTGACCGGCAGCTTTCGCGTGGTGTTGCTGATTGCAGTGTCGCTGTTCATCGTACTCCCTCTGAGTCTGCAAAGGAACATGATGGCCACTCTGCAGTCCTTCTCAGCTATGGCGTTGATGTTCTACACCCTCTTCATGTTCACG ATGGTGCTGTCCTCGTTCAAACATGGGCTGCTCAGCGGCTGGTGGCTAGGGCACATCAATATGGTGCGCTGGGAGGGTGTGTTTCGCTGTCTCCCCATCTGTGGGATGGCCTTCGCCTGCCAGTC GCAAGTGCTACCAACCTACGACAGCCTCGATGAGCCGTCTGTTAACCGCATGAGCACCATTTTCACTTCATCTCTCAACGTTGTTACCATCTTCTACATCACA GTGGGTTTCTTTGGATACGTCAGCTTTACAGATAACATCGCAGGGAACGTGCTGATGAACTTTCCATCCAATCTGGTGACAGAGATGATACGCGTTGGGTTTATGATGTCTGTAGCTGTTGGATTTCCCATGATGATCCTGCCCTGCCGCCAGGCCATCAACACCATGCTTTTTGAGCAGCAA CAGAAGGATGGGACATTTGCTGCTGGGGGTTACATGCCTCCGCTGCGCTTCAAGATGATCACCCTGTGCATTGTGTTTGGCACTATGCTGGGGGGCATTCTCATCCCCAACG TGGAAACTATTCTGGGGCTGACTGGAGCCACCATGGGCAGCCTCATCTGCTTCATTTGTCCTGCTCTCATCTACAGAAAGATCCAAAAGAACAGCATCATTGCTCAG CTGGTGCTTTTTGTTGGTCTGGGCATCCTGCTGATCAGCACCTTTACCACTCTCTCAATTTCGGCCAGTAGCCCCAGTCCAAGGATCcaacctcctcctcctgcaccTGGCAAGAACAGCCAGCAAGAACTACCAGACATCTCTGAACTGCATG ACAAACCCGCAAACAAGAAGCCAGTGGAGATAGAAAAGCCTGACAATCTACCTGTGGAGGTGGTGCAGCCTGCGGAGCGGGACCCAGGTGAGCCCCCCCAGATTAAAGGACCAGTTGATCTATCGAAGGAGAAGAAGGACGAGGAGGTGCAGTTGGATCGTCCTGATGCGG GTGTGGCAGTGCCAGAGGGAGAGGCCCATCGTCATGAACCACCTATTCCTCATGACAAAGTCATGGTAGACAGAAGAAAGAACATTGCAGAGCTGAAAGATGGAAACAATCAACCTGTTGCTCCTGCAGAAGGTGGTGAAGAAAAACCTCTAAGGGGCAACGAGCAAGATTTCGAGAATGCTTTGAAGGTGGAAAACAAAGATGACAAGATTGatgaaaaacctgcaaaagaagaGGATCTGGGTGGAGGTGAGGTCTTGTCGAACGAACTGGTTGATAAGCCTGTTGCAGAACCAGGCAAAAAGTTGGATGTTGCCCCATTAAAGGAGGGGGAGAATCTCAATGTTGTTAAAGAGCCCCTCGCAGATAATGCAGGTGTAGTGgccaatcaggctgcagaagcCAATCAGGATGCGGTAGCCCAAGTCCATAAAGTGGGCAAAGCTGCAGATGCTGCAGACAAAG CGCCACCTGCTGAAGGAGAGCATCGCCCTGCTGGAGAAGAGGCTGCGGCTGCAGAAGGCAAAGATGCAGCAGATGACAAGATGGACG AGGGTCAGCTGGACCACGCTGTgcttctgcaggtcattaaggagcaacaagaacaacagaaaaggCTTCTGGACCAACAGGAAAAACTATTGGCTGTCATAGAAGAACAACACAAGGAAATCCACCAGAAACAACCTGCTG gGGGTGCTGCTGAAGGCGATGGTGAGAAAGTCATCCAAGGACAACCAGAGATGATGGAAGGTGGAGCAGCAAAACCTAAGGAGTCTGGACTGGAGCAGTCCAAGGAGGGAGCTGGAGCTCCACAGGATGGTGGAAATGAGGCTCATGCTCTGGCCCAGGATCAAGCTCAGGTTGAAGATAAAGGTGCTGAAGCTAACCCTGCAAAAGTAGCCGTACCAGCAGCTTACAAGGAGGATGCAAATGTTGCACTCGCAAGAGAATCACATAAGGAAAGTGAGGTTGGGGCGAGGGGAGTGCCTTTGGGAAAGCAAAAACTTGAACCTGTGGCTCAGAATGATCATGCAGCCCAGTTACAAGAAGAAGAGGCAATTGAAAAACTTAAGAAAGAAGTGGTAGGCAAAGAAGATCAAGGAAAAGAACAGCTGGAGAGGGAAATAAAGGAAAAGCTCGCCAGAGAAGAGGAGTTGGAGAGGGAAAgatcagagagagaaaggatAGAGAAAGAAGTTCAGGCAAGATTAGAAAAAGAACGGCTAGaaatggagagaaaagaaaaggaaaggttGGAGAAAGAAAGGATAGAAAAGGAAAGACAGGAAATGGTGGCCAAACAAGAGTTGGAGAGGGAGAAGATAGAGAAAGAAGTTCAAGAAAGGCTGGTGAAAGAACGACTGGAAAGGGAAATAAAAGAGAATCTGATCAGAGAGCAAGAgcttgagaaagaaaaagcattaaaagagaaacttgCACGCGACAAAGCTGCAAAAGAGCGATATGAGCAGGAGCTGCAGAAAGCTAACAATGAAATACTTGAGAAAGCAAAGAAAGAGGCGGCATTGCAGGAGGCTCAGGAGAGGCTGCTTCAGCTGCAGCAGGCCATAGAAGCTCAAAATGCTGGAAAAGCTGCACAGGGGGCCGAGAGAGTTGATGGTGAGGCTTTGAAGAAAGGAGGACGAGACCTCAAAGAGAACGCTGCTGCTCAGCCAGAACCCGGAGAAGGGGAGGAAGATGGCGAGGTTCACCCCCAGGGCTCCCACGAGAAGGTTAGGAAGCAGGGAGAGATAGATCTGAAGCGGAGGCGTAGGTCACTCGGAGAGGCTAGAGGGCCCCTGGAGGACACTGAGGCGTCCAGGGGGGTTCCAGGGTTGGAGCCTCTGCTGGAGCTGGGGGGGCCAGATCTGCACGCAGCCCTTGAGGGGCAGCTACTGGCTGGGGCAAGGCTACACACACGGCAGATTAAACAGGCCTCAGAGGATGAAGAAGctaaataa